One segment of Bradyrhizobium sp. CB2312 DNA contains the following:
- a CDS encoding acyl-CoA synthetase, with the protein MSETSPFLGIISGDRRRSHAEVTNRADRIASGLAKIGVRQGDCVCMLMRNDIAFLEAAYAAMRLGAYGVPINWHFKPEEINYILNDTGTSVLIGHADMLHALRDAIPKGVTALSVPTPPEILSNYKIDPDHLKTPDFAIDFEPWLAQFQPYDGPVVPQPMNMIYTSGTTGHPKGVRRNAPTPGQQAAGERMRAMIYGLKPNARALLPGPLYHSAPNSFGIRAGKLGGALVLMPRFEAEEFLELIQRYKIDTIFMVPTMFIRLMKLPEEVRRKYDVSSLRHVIHAAAPCPADVKRAMIEWWGPVIYEFYGSTESSAVTFATSEDALKKPGTVGKISPGAELRFIGEDGRVLGVGEIGEIYSRMAELADFTYHNKPEKRAEIDRGGFITSGDVGYIDADGYVFICDRKRDMVISGGVNIYPAEIESVLHAVPGVHDCAVFGIPDAEFGEALMAVVEPQAGVTLDAGDVRARLKTSLADYKVPKHIEIRSGLPREDSGKIFKRRLRDPYWEQAGRKI; encoded by the coding sequence ATGAGCGAAACGTCCCCATTCCTCGGCATCATCTCCGGCGATCGCCGCCGTTCCCACGCCGAGGTCACCAATCGCGCCGATCGCATCGCCTCCGGCCTCGCCAAGATCGGCGTCCGCCAGGGCGATTGCGTCTGCATGCTGATGCGCAACGACATCGCCTTCCTGGAGGCCGCATACGCCGCGATGCGTTTGGGGGCCTATGGCGTGCCGATCAACTGGCACTTCAAGCCCGAGGAGATCAACTACATCCTGAACGACACCGGCACGTCCGTGCTGATCGGGCATGCCGACATGCTGCATGCCCTGCGCGATGCGATTCCCAAAGGCGTCACCGCGCTCAGCGTGCCGACGCCGCCGGAGATCCTGTCCAACTACAAGATCGATCCCGATCATCTGAAGACGCCGGATTTCGCGATCGATTTCGAGCCCTGGCTCGCGCAATTCCAGCCCTATGACGGCCCGGTCGTGCCGCAGCCGATGAACATGATCTACACGTCAGGCACGACAGGCCATCCCAAGGGCGTGCGGCGCAATGCTCCGACGCCGGGGCAGCAGGCCGCCGGCGAACGCATGCGCGCGATGATCTATGGCCTCAAGCCCAATGCCCGCGCGCTGCTGCCGGGGCCGCTCTATCATTCCGCGCCGAATTCGTTCGGCATCCGCGCGGGGAAACTCGGCGGCGCGCTGGTGCTGATGCCGCGCTTCGAGGCCGAAGAATTTCTGGAGCTCATCCAGCGCTACAAGATCGACACCATCTTCATGGTGCCGACCATGTTCATTCGCCTGATGAAGCTGCCGGAAGAGGTGCGCAGGAAGTACGACGTCTCCTCGCTCCGCCACGTCATCCATGCCGCCGCGCCGTGCCCGGCCGACGTCAAGCGCGCCATGATCGAATGGTGGGGGCCGGTGATCTACGAGTTCTACGGTTCGACGGAATCAAGCGCCGTCACCTTCGCAACTTCCGAGGATGCGCTGAAGAAGCCGGGTACGGTCGGCAAGATTTCGCCCGGCGCCGAGCTGCGCTTCATCGGCGAGGACGGCCGCGTGCTCGGCGTCGGCGAGATCGGCGAGATCTATTCCCGCATGGCCGAGCTTGCCGACTTCACCTACCATAACAAGCCGGAGAAGCGCGCCGAGATCGACCGTGGCGGTTTCATCACCTCGGGCGATGTCGGCTATATCGACGCGGACGGTTACGTCTTCATCTGCGACCGCAAGCGCGACATGGTGATCTCGGGCGGCGTCAACATCTATCCGGCCGAGATCGAATCCGTGCTGCATGCCGTGCCGGGCGTGCATGATTGCGCGGTGTTCGGCATCCCCGATGCCGAGTTCGGCGAGGCATTGATGGCGGTGGTGGAACCGCAAGCGGGCGTCACGCTCGATGCCGGCGATGTCCGCGCAAGGCTGAAGACCTCGCTCGCCGATTACAAGGTGCCCAAGCACATCGAGATCCGCAGCGGGCTGCCGCGTGAAGACTCCGGAAAGATCTTCAAGCGCCGCTTGCGCGATCCCTATTGGGAGCAGGCGGGACGGAAGATTTGA
- a CDS encoding fatty acid--CoA ligase codes for MSTTQPLANLADMVRERATSRGDAIAYEFEGRVTSFAEFDIKTNKVANALLAMGVKKGDRIAYLGKNSDLYFELLMGAMKAGVVMAPVNWRLAGPEVAFIVADCKAPVLFVGPEFIAQVRQIRDQIPGVRTIITTEGGAPEWQDFTAWRDAQNGDDPKVPIDTKDIAIQLYTSGTTGKPKGAMLSHANFLNLVQTGNAEDKPEWNRWSTDDVSLVAMPIFHIGGSGWGVMGLYHGARGVIAREFDPTKVLDFFEQSGITKLFMVPAAMQFVVRQPRAKTVDFSRLKYMLYGASPIPAALLKECIEVFKCGFVQMYGMTETTGTIVALPPEDHVEGLERMRSAGKALPGVEIAILDVDGKPLPPREVGEIATRSGSNMAGYWNLPEATAATLRGDGWLRTGDAGYMDEDGYLYIHDRIKDMIISGGENIYPAEVESALCDHPDVAEAAVIGVPDDKWGEAVKAVVVMKPGKHATATDIINFTRERIAGYKTPKSVEFLPALPRNPSGKILRRQLREPYWAGKDRRVN; via the coding sequence ATGTCCACCACACAGCCATTGGCGAACCTCGCCGACATGGTGCGCGAGCGCGCGACGAGCCGCGGCGATGCCATCGCCTACGAGTTCGAGGGCCGCGTCACCAGCTTTGCCGAATTTGATATCAAGACCAACAAGGTCGCCAACGCGCTCCTCGCAATGGGCGTGAAGAAGGGTGACCGCATTGCCTATCTCGGCAAGAACAGCGACCTCTATTTCGAGCTGCTGATGGGCGCGATGAAGGCGGGCGTCGTGATGGCGCCGGTGAACTGGCGGCTCGCGGGGCCCGAGGTCGCCTTCATCGTCGCCGATTGCAAGGCGCCGGTGCTGTTCGTCGGGCCGGAGTTCATCGCGCAGGTCCGGCAGATCAGGGACCAGATACCCGGCGTCCGCACGATCATCACCACCGAAGGCGGCGCGCCGGAATGGCAGGATTTTACAGCGTGGCGCGATGCGCAGAACGGCGACGACCCGAAGGTGCCGATCGACACCAAGGACATTGCGATCCAGCTCTACACCTCGGGCACCACAGGCAAGCCGAAGGGCGCGATGCTGTCGCACGCCAACTTCCTCAACCTCGTCCAAACCGGCAATGCCGAGGACAAGCCGGAGTGGAACCGGTGGTCAACCGACGACGTCTCGCTGGTGGCGATGCCGATCTTCCACATCGGCGGCTCCGGTTGGGGCGTGATGGGGCTCTATCATGGCGCCCGCGGCGTGATCGCCCGCGAGTTCGATCCGACCAAGGTTTTGGATTTCTTCGAGCAGTCGGGCATCACGAAGCTGTTCATGGTGCCGGCGGCGATGCAGTTCGTGGTGCGGCAGCCGCGCGCGAAGACCGTCGATTTCTCGCGATTGAAATACATGCTCTACGGCGCTTCGCCTATACCGGCGGCGCTGCTGAAGGAATGCATCGAGGTCTTCAAATGCGGCTTCGTGCAGATGTACGGCATGACCGAGACGACGGGCACGATCGTCGCGCTGCCGCCGGAGGATCACGTCGAGGGGCTTGAACGCATGCGCTCGGCCGGCAAGGCACTGCCGGGCGTCGAGATCGCAATCCTCGACGTGGACGGCAAGCCGCTGCCGCCGCGTGAGGTCGGCGAGATCGCGACGCGCTCGGGCTCGAACATGGCCGGTTACTGGAATCTGCCTGAAGCCACCGCCGCGACGCTGCGAGGCGACGGCTGGCTGCGCACGGGCGATGCCGGCTATATGGACGAGGACGGCTATCTCTACATCCACGACCGCATCAAGGACATGATTATCTCCGGCGGCGAGAACATCTACCCCGCCGAGGTCGAGAGCGCACTGTGCGATCACCCCGACGTCGCCGAGGCCGCGGTGATCGGCGTGCCCGACGACAAATGGGGCGAGGCGGTGAAGGCCGTCGTCGTGATGAAGCCGGGCAAGCACGCCACCGCCACCGACATCATCAACTTCACCCGCGAGCGCATCGCCGGCTACAAGACGCCCAAGAGCGTCGAGTTCTTGCCGGCCCTGCCGAGGAATCCGTCAGGCAAGATTTTGCGGCGGCAATTGCGCGAGCCGTATTGGGCGGGGAAGGATCGGCGGGTGAATTGA
- a CDS encoding acyl-CoA dehydrogenase family protein translates to MDFSLPADLVAYLGELDRFIDREIKPLEEADDNIRFFDHRREWARTDFENGGLPRHEWEALLRKAKDLADAAGHLRFPVPKQYGGKDGSNLWMAVIREHFAAKGLGLHNDLQNEHSIVGNFPVVTMLDRYGRDDQKAMIDGSIKGKYRITFGLTEPHHGSDATHMETRAVPATRDNVKGWIINGEKMWTTGMHVATHCALFARTSGNDGDARGITCFLVPAKSHGVKVEEYMWTFNMPTDHPRVSFTDVFVPEDAQFGEVGRGLSLAQCFVHQNRIRQAASSLGAAVYCINESVKYARERKPFGKALAENQAIQFPLVELATQAEMLRLLIRKTAWEMDQLTEEQIERTLSDRVSMCNYWANRLCCESADRAMQVHGGMGYSRHKPFEHIYRHHRRYRITEGSEEIQMRKVAGFLFGYMGPGKH, encoded by the coding sequence GTGGATTTCTCACTGCCTGCCGATCTCGTCGCCTATCTCGGAGAGCTCGACCGTTTCATCGACCGCGAGATCAAGCCGCTGGAGGAGGCCGACGACAACATCCGCTTCTTCGACCATCGCCGCGAATGGGCGCGCACCGATTTCGAGAATGGCGGCCTGCCGCGCCACGAATGGGAAGCGCTGCTGCGCAAGGCAAAAGATCTCGCGGATGCCGCCGGTCATCTGCGCTTTCCGGTGCCGAAGCAATATGGCGGCAAGGACGGCTCCAATCTCTGGATGGCCGTGATCCGCGAGCATTTTGCCGCCAAGGGCCTCGGCCTGCACAACGACCTGCAGAACGAGCACTCCATCGTCGGCAACTTCCCGGTCGTCACCATGCTCGACCGCTACGGCCGCGACGACCAGAAGGCGATGATCGACGGTTCGATCAAGGGCAAGTACCGCATCACCTTTGGACTGACCGAGCCGCATCACGGCTCGGATGCCACCCATATGGAGACGCGCGCGGTGCCGGCGACCCGCGACAACGTCAAGGGCTGGATCATCAACGGCGAGAAGATGTGGACCACAGGCATGCACGTCGCCACGCATTGCGCGCTGTTCGCGCGCACCTCGGGCAATGATGGCGATGCCCGCGGCATCACCTGCTTCCTGGTGCCGGCCAAGAGCCACGGCGTGAAGGTCGAGGAATACATGTGGACCTTCAACATGCCGACCGACCATCCCCGCGTCAGCTTCACCGACGTGTTCGTGCCAGAAGACGCGCAGTTCGGTGAGGTCGGCCGCGGCCTGTCGTTGGCGCAGTGCTTTGTCCATCAGAACCGCATCCGCCAGGCGGCGAGCTCGCTTGGCGCGGCCGTCTATTGCATCAACGAGAGCGTCAAATACGCGCGGGAGCGAAAGCCGTTCGGCAAGGCGCTCGCCGAGAACCAGGCGATCCAGTTCCCGCTGGTCGAGCTCGCGACGCAGGCCGAGATGCTGCGCCTTCTGATCCGCAAGACGGCCTGGGAGATGGACCAGCTCACCGAGGAGCAGATCGAGCGCACGCTGTCCGACCGCGTCTCGATGTGCAATTACTGGGCAAACCGCCTCTGCTGCGAATCCGCCGACCGCGCCATGCAGGTTCATGGCGGCATGGGCTACTCACGCCACAAGCCGTTCGAGCACATCTACCGCCACCACCGCCGCTATCGCATCACCGAGGGCAGCGAGGAGATCCAGATGCGGAAAGTGGCGGGGTTCTTGTTCGGCTATATGGGGCCGGGGAAGCACTGA
- the ppc gene encoding phosphoenolpyruvate carboxylase: protein MSLQTIPSDAPDHRSNRPEDVQVTEAEARLRDDIRLLGRILGDTVRDQEGADVFDLVERIRQTSIRFHRDEDRLARRELEQILDSMSTSETVRIVRAFSYFSHLANIAEDQNNIRQMRAGKGGGSGVLAEALAKAKAAGINSDTLRGFFRTALVSPVLTAHPTEVRRKSTMDREMEVAALLDRRERVALTADEAAASDEQLRREVLTLWQTNLLRRTKLTVLDEVANGLSFYDYTFLREVPRLVNVLEDRLEEGGEAAAHELASFLRMGSWIGGDRDGNPFVTADVMRGTLRLQSSRVMQFYLEELHVLGSELSIAAHLADVSEELRTLAERSPDTSPHRSGEPYRLAVSGIYARLTATAEKLEVEITRRPVGKGKPYESVRELQADLDVLHRSLISNNARVIARGRLRLLRRAVDCFGFHLARLDIRQNSAVHERTIAELMDAANPGMSYLALGEDARISLLTNELRSTRALVSPFVKYSDETMGELNVFHAAAEAHAKFGSDAIPQCIISMCKGMSDMLEVAVLLKEVGLVHPSGRSAINIVPLFETIEDLQASSGIMDRMLSLHDYRRLVDSRGSVQEVMLGYSDSNKDGGFVTSGWELYKAEIGLVEVFERHHVRLRLFHGRGGSVGRGGGPSYDAIIAQPGGAVNGQIRITEQGEIISSKYSNAEVGRNNLEILAAATLDASLLQPRQSAPRREYLAAMDELSNLAFRAYRGLVYETDGFVDYFWASTVINEIATLNIGSRPASRKKTRAIEDLRAIPWVFSWAQCRLMLPGWYGFGSAVEQWIAAHPQQGMPFLKELYKEWPFFRMLLSNMDMVLAKSSIAIASRYAELVPDEALREKIFGRIRREWHSCIETLLDIMGQDRLLQGNPLLERSVRHRFPYLDPLNHVQVELLKEHRAQNPDEQVLRGIQLTINGISAGLRNTG, encoded by the coding sequence ATGTCCCTCCAGACCATACCATCCGACGCGCCTGATCACCGCTCCAACCGCCCCGAGGACGTTCAGGTCACGGAAGCGGAAGCGCGGCTGCGCGACGACATTCGCCTGCTCGGGCGCATCCTGGGCGACACCGTGCGCGACCAGGAGGGCGCCGACGTGTTCGACCTGGTCGAGCGCATCCGGCAGACCTCGATCCGGTTCCACCGCGACGAGGACCGGCTCGCCCGCCGCGAGCTCGAGCAGATCCTCGACAGCATGTCGACCTCCGAGACGGTGCGGATCGTTCGCGCCTTCAGCTATTTCTCCCATCTCGCCAACATCGCCGAGGACCAGAACAACATCCGCCAGATGCGTGCCGGCAAGGGCGGCGGCTCCGGTGTGCTGGCGGAGGCCCTGGCCAAGGCCAAGGCCGCGGGCATCAACTCCGATACCTTGCGCGGCTTCTTCAGGACCGCGCTGGTCAGCCCGGTCCTGACCGCGCACCCGACCGAGGTCCGCCGCAAGAGCACCATGGACCGCGAGATGGAGGTCGCCGCGCTGCTCGACCGCCGCGAGCGTGTCGCGCTGACCGCGGACGAGGCCGCCGCCAGCGACGAGCAGCTGCGCCGCGAGGTGCTGACGCTGTGGCAGACCAATCTGCTCCGCCGCACCAAGCTCACCGTGCTCGACGAGGTCGCCAACGGCCTGTCGTTCTACGACTACACCTTCCTGCGCGAGGTGCCGCGGCTGGTCAACGTGCTGGAGGACCGGCTGGAGGAGGGCGGCGAGGCGGCAGCACACGAGCTCGCCTCGTTCCTGCGCATGGGGAGCTGGATCGGCGGCGACCGCGACGGCAATCCCTTCGTCACCGCCGACGTCATGCGCGGCACGCTGCGGCTGCAGTCGAGCCGGGTGATGCAGTTCTACCTCGAAGAGCTGCACGTGCTCGGCTCGGAACTGTCGATCGCGGCGCATCTCGCCGACGTCTCCGAGGAGCTGCGCACGCTGGCGGAGCGATCGCCCGACACCTCGCCGCATCGGAGCGGCGAGCCTTATCGGCTCGCGGTCTCCGGCATCTATGCCCGTCTCACCGCAACGGCGGAAAAGCTCGAGGTCGAGATCACGCGCCGGCCGGTCGGCAAGGGGAAGCCTTACGAGAGCGTCAGGGAATTGCAGGCCGATCTCGACGTGCTGCACCGCTCGCTGATCTCCAACAATGCCCGCGTCATTGCCCGCGGCCGGCTGCGGTTGCTCCGCCGCGCGGTGGACTGTTTCGGCTTTCATCTGGCGCGGCTCGACATCCGCCAGAATTCGGCGGTGCACGAGCGCACCATCGCCGAGCTGATGGATGCCGCCAATCCCGGCATGTCCTATCTCGCGCTCGGCGAGGACGCGCGCATCTCGCTGCTCACCAACGAGCTGCGCTCGACGCGCGCGCTGGTCTCGCCGTTCGTGAAGTACAGCGACGAGACCATGGGCGAGCTCAACGTCTTCCATGCCGCAGCCGAAGCGCATGCGAAGTTCGGCTCGGATGCGATCCCCCAGTGCATCATCTCGATGTGCAAGGGCATGTCCGACATGCTCGAGGTCGCGGTGCTCTTGAAGGAAGTGGGCCTCGTCCATCCCTCCGGGCGCAGCGCCATCAACATCGTGCCGCTGTTCGAGACCATCGAGGATCTGCAGGCTTCATCCGGCATCATGGACCGCATGCTGTCGCTGCACGATTACCGCCGCCTCGTCGACAGCCGCGGCAGCGTGCAGGAGGTCATGCTCGGCTACTCCGACAGCAACAAGGACGGCGGCTTCGTCACCTCGGGCTGGGAGCTCTACAAGGCCGAGATCGGTCTCGTCGAGGTGTTCGAGCGCCATCACGTAAGGCTGCGCCTGTTCCACGGCCGCGGCGGCTCGGTCGGCCGCGGCGGCGGGCCGAGCTATGACGCCATCATCGCGCAGCCTGGCGGCGCGGTGAATGGCCAGATCCGCATCACCGAGCAGGGCGAGATCATCTCGTCGAAATATTCCAACGCCGAGGTCGGCCGCAACAATCTGGAGATCCTCGCCGCCGCCACGCTGGATGCGAGCCTGCTTCAGCCGCGCCAGAGCGCGCCGCGCCGCGAATATCTCGCCGCGATGGACGAGCTGTCCAACCTTGCGTTTAGGGCTTATCGCGGCCTCGTCTACGAGACCGACGGCTTCGTCGATTACTTCTGGGCCTCGACGGTCATCAACGAGATCGCGACGCTGAACATCGGCAGCCGTCCGGCCTCGCGCAAGAAGACCCGCGCGATCGAAGACCTGCGCGCCATTCCCTGGGTGTTTTCCTGGGCGCAATGCCGCCTGATGCTGCCGGGCTGGTACGGCTTTGGCAGCGCGGTCGAGCAGTGGATCGCGGCGCATCCGCAGCAGGGCATGCCGTTCCTGAAAGAGCTCTACAAGGAATGGCCGTTCTTCCGCATGCTGCTGTCGAACATGGACATGGTGCTGGCCAAGAGTTCGATTGCGATCGCCTCGCGCTATGCCGAGCTGGTGCCGGACGAGGCCTTGCGCGAAAAAATCTTCGGCCGCATCCGCCGCGAATGGCATTCCTGCATCGAGACGCTGCTCGACATCATGGGGCAGGACCGCCTGCTGCAAGGCAATCCGCTGCTGGAGCGCTCGGTGCGCCACCGCTTCCCCTATCTCGATCCGCTCAACCACGTGCAGGTCGAGCTGTTGAAAGAGCACCGCGCGCAGAA
- a CDS encoding rhomboid family intramembrane serine protease: MPAYRSSPGFFEIPHAAVYAVMTVTVLVSGICFIQAGGPSAPAELLYRYGGMYSTAIARHEYWRLVAYGFLHVNFVHLTMNMLCLVLWGGHLERRIGPAYFLIIYLCAMVFGAVIGNGIHSTPYLTVGASGATSGILGALLCLWILGKLDVRFDFFAINIGLNIAFALSNSRIDWGVHLGGFAAGLIACAVLDLVEKANAYALRCKFPEAVKVNLTLLVCVTALWTWSGQAQTVAAGASGWGLMIIVALACCAVVKLVDLALSMTKGLAIVVGALAGANAAAVMLCGWALSFSCTPRWPTGSVPLDNFLVIFCPNPLLISGLGAIGAVALTLWLCAKDISRGIEDVGFVGTSLRAERSRRHGL, encoded by the coding sequence ATGCCCGCATACCGCAGCAGCCCCGGCTTTTTCGAAATCCCGCACGCCGCCGTCTACGCGGTCATGACCGTGACGGTCCTCGTATCGGGAATCTGCTTCATCCAGGCGGGCGGCCCGTCAGCGCCGGCGGAGCTGCTGTATCGCTACGGCGGCATGTATTCGACCGCAATCGCGCGGCATGAGTATTGGCGGCTCGTCGCCTACGGCTTCCTGCATGTCAATTTCGTTCATCTGACGATGAACATGCTGTGTCTTGTGCTGTGGGGAGGACATCTCGAAAGACGGATCGGGCCGGCCTACTTCCTCATCATCTATCTCTGCGCGATGGTGTTCGGCGCCGTCATCGGCAATGGCATTCATTCCACCCCCTATTTGACCGTCGGAGCGTCCGGCGCCACGTCTGGCATTCTTGGTGCGCTGCTCTGCCTGTGGATCCTCGGCAAGCTCGACGTCAGGTTCGACTTCTTCGCGATCAACATCGGCTTGAACATCGCGTTCGCGCTCAGCAACTCGCGTATCGACTGGGGTGTCCATCTCGGTGGCTTTGCCGCCGGATTGATCGCCTGCGCGGTGCTGGACCTGGTCGAGAAGGCGAATGCCTATGCGCTTCGTTGCAAGTTTCCCGAAGCCGTGAAGGTCAATCTGACGTTGCTCGTCTGCGTCACTGCGCTGTGGACATGGAGCGGTCAGGCCCAGACCGTCGCCGCGGGGGCTTCCGGATGGGGGCTGATGATCATCGTCGCGCTCGCATGCTGCGCCGTCGTGAAGTTGGTTGATCTCGCACTCTCCATGACGAAGGGTCTCGCGATCGTCGTGGGGGCCCTGGCCGGAGCGAACGCCGCCGCCGTGATGCTTTGCGGTTGGGCACTGTCATTTTCTTGCACACCGCGCTGGCCAACTGGATCCGTTCCGCTCGACAATTTTCTCGTCATATTCTGCCCGAATCCGCTTCTCATCTCGGGATTGGGCGCGATTGGCGCTGTCGCGCTGACGCTTTGGCTCTGCGCGAAGGATATTTCGCGAGGGATCGAAGATGTTGGGTTTGTCGGCACGTCGCTGCGGGCCGAACGCAGCCGGCGTCATGGACTATGA
- a CDS encoding crotonase/enoyl-CoA hydratase family protein yields the protein MEERISISISEGVADVRLVRADKMNALDQAMFEALVAATERLSKEKGLRAVVLSGEGRAFCAGLDMGRFAAMKEKGGNGIPGGENRDLTKRTHGQANFPQQAVWGWRQLPVPVIAAVHGVAFGGGFQLSLGADMRFLSADARMSIMEIKWGLVPDMAGTPILASLVRDDILRDLTYTGRIFSAQEAMTYGLATRICDDPRAAALEVAREIAGKSPDAIRAAKRLLNNLSVDPGPALLAESVEQQKLIGSANQTEAVRSNLEKRAAKFAD from the coding sequence ATGGAAGAGCGCATCTCGATCTCGATCTCGGAAGGGGTTGCCGACGTGCGGCTGGTGCGCGCCGACAAGATGAATGCGCTGGATCAGGCCATGTTCGAGGCCCTTGTCGCGGCAACAGAGCGGCTTTCGAAGGAAAAAGGCCTGCGCGCCGTCGTGCTGTCGGGCGAAGGCCGCGCCTTCTGCGCCGGCCTCGACATGGGGCGTTTTGCCGCCATGAAAGAGAAGGGCGGCAACGGAATTCCGGGTGGCGAAAATCGCGATCTCACCAAGCGGACGCATGGCCAGGCGAACTTTCCGCAACAGGCGGTATGGGGATGGCGTCAGCTTCCGGTTCCAGTGATCGCGGCGGTCCATGGCGTTGCCTTCGGTGGCGGATTTCAGCTTTCGCTCGGCGCCGACATGCGATTTCTCAGCGCAGATGCGCGGATGTCGATCATGGAGATCAAATGGGGCCTCGTCCCCGACATGGCGGGCACGCCGATCCTGGCCTCGCTCGTGCGCGACGACATCCTGCGCGATCTCACCTATACCGGCCGCATCTTCTCCGCGCAGGAAGCGATGACATATGGTCTCGCCACGCGCATTTGTGACGATCCACGCGCTGCGGCACTCGAAGTCGCGCGCGAGATCGCCGGCAAGAGCCCCGATGCGATCCGCGCGGCGAAGCGCCTCTTGAACAATCTCTCGGTCGATCCGGGGCCGGCGCTGCTCGCGGAGTCCGTCGAGCAGCAGAAGCTGATCGGCAGTGCGAACCAGACCGAGGCGGTGCGCTCCAATCTAGAAAAGCGCGCGGCGAAGTTTGCGGATTGA
- a CDS encoding SDR family oxidoreductase — protein sequence MFKENLLAGRRILVTGGGTGLGKSMAARFLQLGAEVHICGRRKIVCDETATELMAEYGGRVTSHGVDIRNALAVEEMIENIFRDGPLTDLINNAAGNFISRSEELSPRGFDAVANIVMHGTFYVTQAVGKRWIALKQPGNVVSITVTWVRNGSPYVVPSAMSKSAIHAMTMSLATEWGRYGIRLNTIAPGEIPTEGMSKRIKPGDEAGARTKAMNPMGRVGTMEELQNLAVFLISGGCDWINGETIAMDGAQALAMGGNFYQLRDWSDDDWKAARESIMAQNEKDRAKRG from the coding sequence ATGTTCAAGGAAAATCTTCTGGCTGGGCGGCGCATTCTCGTGACCGGCGGCGGCACCGGGCTCGGCAAGTCGATGGCGGCGCGCTTCCTCCAGCTCGGCGCCGAAGTGCACATCTGCGGCCGGCGCAAGATCGTCTGCGACGAGACTGCGACCGAGTTGATGGCCGAGTATGGCGGCCGCGTCACCAGCCACGGCGTCGACATCCGCAATGCGCTCGCGGTCGAGGAGATGATCGAGAATATCTTTCGGGACGGACCGCTGACTGATCTCATCAACAATGCCGCGGGCAATTTCATCTCGCGCAGCGAGGAGCTATCGCCGCGCGGGTTCGATGCGGTCGCCAACATCGTCATGCACGGCACGTTTTACGTGACCCAAGCGGTCGGCAAGCGCTGGATCGCCCTAAAGCAGCCCGGCAACGTCGTCTCGATCACCGTGACTTGGGTGCGCAACGGCTCGCCCTATGTGGTGCCGTCGGCGATGAGCAAGTCGGCGATCCATGCCATGACGATGTCGCTCGCGACCGAATGGGGCCGCTACGGCATCCGCCTCAACACGATCGCGCCGGGCGAGATTCCGACTGAGGGCATGAGCAAGCGCATCAAGCCTGGTGACGAAGCCGGCGCGCGCACCAAGGCGATGAACCCGATGGGCCGCGTCGGCACCATGGAGGAATTGCAGAACCTCGCGGTGTTCCTGATCTCCGGCGGCTGCGACTGGATCAACGGCGAGACCATCGCCATGGACGGCGCGCAGGCGCTCGCGATGGGCGGCAATTTCTACCAGCTGCGCGACTGGAGCGACGACGACTGGAAAGCCGCGCGCGAGAGCATCATGGCGCAGAACGAGAAGGATCGGGCCAAGCGGGGGTGA
- a CDS encoding YccF domain-containing protein, whose product MSPVSILLNILWILIGGAWMAFGWLVAAVIMAVTIIGLPWARAAFNIAVYTLLPFGSRAVSRYEVTGESDIGTGPLGVIGNIIWFVLAGWWLALGHLVTALVLAITIIGIPFAWAHLKLAGIALWPIGKVIVPA is encoded by the coding sequence ATGTCCCCCGTTTCCATCCTGCTCAACATTCTCTGGATTCTCATCGGCGGCGCCTGGATGGCGTTCGGCTGGCTGGTGGCTGCGGTCATCATGGCCGTCACCATCATCGGCCTGCCCTGGGCGCGGGCGGCGTTCAACATCGCCGTCTACACGCTGCTGCCGTTCGGCTCGCGCGCGGTCAGCCGCTACGAGGTCACCGGCGAGAGCGATATCGGCACCGGCCCGCTCGGGGTGATCGGCAACATCATCTGGTTCGTGCTCGCCGGCTGGTGGCTGGCGCTCGGCCACCTCGTGACCGCGCTGGTGCTCGCGATCACCATCATCGGCATCCCCTTCGCCTGGGCCCATCTGAAGCTCGCCGGCATCGCGCTCTGGCCGATCGGCAAGGTGATCGTGCCGGCATAG